A window of the Cystobacter fuscus genome harbors these coding sequences:
- a CDS encoding AMP-dependent synthetase/ligase: MTSPRFETLVDIYLKSIATFGPRPLFLEKKSGQWVEMTYIQFGQKVDDLRGGLVQLGVKPGDRVAVISNNRHEWAVGAYAAYTLGAAYVPMYEQQQEKEWQYILKDCGATLVFAATDAIAKKLAAVKAELPALQHIIRFSGTEQEPDTFASLLRRGAEAPSAAASPRPEDLSGLIYTSGTTGNPKGVMLSHGNIANNVTAIHQIFPMSQADRSLCFLPWAHVFGQTVELHALFSMGACMGLAESTEKIIENLSEVQPTLIFSVPRIFNRIYDSLQKRMATESPLKRALFMRGLEVARQRKHLAEQQRSSALLNLQHAFFDKVVFSKVRARFGGRMKYAFSGGAAISREVAEFIDNLGITVYEGYGLTETSPIATANFPNRRKIGSVGTALPGIRVEIDRTETGDPKQGEIVVFGHNVMLGYYNLPEENEKVFTGKEPLVPSTERGFRTGDMGLLDDDGFLWITGRIKEQYKLENGKYVSPAPIEQALQLSPLITNVMLHGQNKPFNTAIIVPDMAALTQWAKDKGLDTSMPALLKLPEVQQLYREQIIEFTPGIKNYEKPQHFLLVAEDFTTANDMLTPSLKLKRRSVLKKYGEEVEKLYVEAEKKGATRAA, encoded by the coding sequence ATGACGAGTCCTCGGTTCGAGACGCTGGTCGACATCTACCTCAAGAGCATCGCCACCTTCGGTCCGCGCCCGCTCTTCCTCGAGAAGAAGAGCGGCCAGTGGGTGGAGATGACGTACATCCAGTTCGGTCAGAAGGTGGACGACCTGCGCGGTGGGCTCGTGCAGCTCGGCGTGAAGCCGGGGGATCGCGTGGCGGTCATCTCCAACAACCGTCACGAGTGGGCGGTGGGCGCCTACGCGGCCTACACGCTCGGGGCCGCCTACGTGCCCATGTACGAGCAGCAGCAGGAGAAGGAGTGGCAGTACATCCTCAAGGACTGTGGCGCCACCCTGGTGTTCGCCGCCACGGACGCCATCGCCAAGAAGCTCGCGGCCGTCAAGGCGGAGCTGCCCGCGCTCCAGCACATCATCCGCTTCTCGGGCACCGAGCAGGAGCCCGACACCTTCGCGTCCCTGTTGCGCCGCGGCGCCGAGGCGCCCTCCGCCGCGGCCTCCCCCAGGCCCGAGGATCTCTCCGGCCTCATCTACACCTCGGGCACCACGGGCAACCCCAAGGGCGTGATGCTCAGCCACGGCAACATCGCGAACAACGTGACCGCCATCCACCAGATCTTCCCCATGTCGCAGGCGGATCGCTCGCTGTGCTTCCTGCCCTGGGCGCACGTCTTCGGCCAGACGGTGGAACTGCACGCCCTGTTCTCCATGGGTGCCTGCATGGGCCTCGCCGAGTCGACCGAGAAGATCATCGAGAACCTGAGCGAGGTGCAGCCCACGCTCATCTTCTCCGTGCCGCGCATCTTCAACCGCATCTATGACTCGCTGCAGAAGCGCATGGCCACCGAGTCGCCCCTCAAGCGCGCGCTCTTCATGCGCGGCCTGGAGGTCGCGCGCCAGCGCAAGCATCTCGCCGAGCAGCAGCGCTCCAGCGCGCTGTTGAACCTGCAGCACGCCTTCTTCGACAAGGTCGTCTTCTCCAAGGTGCGCGCGCGCTTCGGCGGCCGGATGAAGTACGCCTTCAGCGGCGGCGCGGCCATCTCGCGCGAGGTGGCGGAGTTCATCGACAACCTCGGCATCACCGTCTACGAGGGCTACGGCCTCACCGAGACGTCCCCCATCGCCACCGCCAACTTCCCCAACCGCCGGAAGATCGGCTCGGTGGGCACGGCCCTGCCCGGCATCCGCGTGGAGATCGATCGCACCGAGACGGGTGACCCCAAGCAGGGGGAGATCGTCGTCTTCGGCCACAACGTGATGCTCGGCTACTACAACCTGCCCGAGGAGAACGAGAAGGTCTTCACCGGCAAGGAGCCCCTGGTGCCCTCCACCGAGCGCGGCTTCCGCACCGGCGACATGGGCTTGCTGGACGACGACGGCTTCCTGTGGATCACCGGCCGCATCAAGGAGCAGTACAAGCTGGAGAACGGCAAGTACGTGTCGCCCGCGCCCATCGAGCAGGCGCTGCAGCTCTCGCCCCTCATCACCAACGTCATGCTCCACGGGCAGAACAAGCCCTTCAACACCGCCATCATCGTCCCGGACATGGCCGCGCTCACCCAGTGGGCCAAGGACAAGGGCCTGGACACCTCGATGCCCGCGCTGCTCAAGCTGCCCGAGGTGCAGCAGCTCTACCGCGAGCAGATCATCGAGTTCACCCCCGGCATCAAGAACTACGAGAAGCCCCAGCACTTCCTGCTCGTCGCCGAGGACTTCACCACCGCCAACGACATGCTCACGCCCTCGCTCAAGCTCAAGCGGCGCAGCGTGCTCAAGAAGTACGGCGAGGAGGTGGAGAAGCTCTACGTCGAGGCGGAG
- a CDS encoding phage holin family protein: MEIESEQLERRQLESLSTAELIRHAIDEARLLARAEILHAKKELQEEVKAARSAGILLGAGAVLGLVGLAALLVAVGLALPLAQWLGVLLVGVFLLLVAGGLALAGKKRLPTQPLPHTQERLKTDVVRTRETLQ; this comes from the coding sequence GTGGAAATCGAATCGGAACAGCTGGAGCGCAGGCAGCTGGAGTCGTTGTCCACGGCGGAACTCATCCGCCATGCCATCGACGAGGCACGGCTGCTCGCACGGGCCGAGATCCTGCACGCGAAGAAGGAGCTCCAGGAGGAAGTGAAGGCGGCCCGCTCGGCGGGCATCCTCCTGGGCGCGGGCGCGGTCCTGGGTCTCGTGGGGCTGGCGGCGTTGCTGGTGGCCGTGGGGCTCGCGCTTCCCCTGGCTCAATGGTTGGGCGTGTTGCTGGTGGGCGTCTTCCTGCTGCTCGTGGCCGGAGGGCTCGCACTCGCCGGCAAGAAGCGCCTGCCGACCCAGCCCCTGCCTCACACCCAGGAGCGGTTGAAGACGGATGTCGTGCGCACCCGGGAGACACTGCAATGA
- a CDS encoding ADP-ribosylglycohydrolase family protein, protein MSMTPAERQDRFQAAFLGLAIGDALGFPLRGVPPSNLMRVSGLADDFAPRPRGGKYAKGQFSDDTQLMLATAESVIREGKVDGRSAAAHLAWLWQEGIILQPPKALAEALQKLAQGTPWMSAGAPLGVKCHSVLSRALVVGLFESKSRVRIRHDAGVLSVLTHKDPTCAAAAAAFAQAVALGLTTKEPPTPAAFCEELALAAAAHDQELAEELRHLPRLLTWDPARAMAQLRKVSVPPSQLKGVDGLPPHVVPVLLMSLYATLKAPNDFRQAVELTLRCGGEADAAAACTGALLGCHLGTAAIPARLRKNVLYAETLVDAADRLFQARQVRETLATALAQQRRRR, encoded by the coding sequence ATGTCGATGACTCCCGCCGAGCGCCAGGACAGGTTTCAAGCGGCGTTCCTGGGACTCGCCATCGGAGATGCCCTGGGTTTTCCCCTGCGTGGCGTCCCGCCGTCCAATCTCATGCGCGTGTCTGGACTCGCGGATGACTTCGCGCCCCGTCCTCGCGGGGGCAAGTACGCCAAGGGCCAGTTCTCCGACGACACGCAGCTCATGCTCGCCACCGCCGAGAGCGTCATCCGCGAGGGCAAGGTGGATGGGCGCAGCGCCGCGGCGCATCTGGCGTGGCTGTGGCAGGAGGGCATCATCCTCCAGCCCCCCAAGGCGCTCGCCGAGGCCCTGCAGAAGCTCGCGCAGGGCACGCCGTGGATGAGCGCGGGTGCTCCCCTGGGCGTCAAGTGCCACTCGGTGCTCAGCCGCGCGCTCGTGGTGGGCCTCTTCGAGAGCAAGAGCCGCGTGCGCATCCGCCACGACGCGGGCGTGCTGTCCGTCCTCACGCACAAGGATCCCACGTGCGCCGCGGCCGCGGCCGCCTTCGCGCAGGCGGTGGCCCTGGGGCTCACCACCAAGGAGCCGCCCACGCCCGCCGCGTTCTGCGAGGAGCTGGCCCTGGCGGCCGCCGCGCATGATCAGGAGCTGGCCGAGGAGCTGCGCCACCTGCCCCGCCTGCTCACGTGGGATCCCGCGCGCGCCATGGCCCAGCTGCGCAAGGTGAGCGTGCCACCCAGCCAGCTCAAGGGCGTGGACGGCCTGCCCCCGCACGTGGTTCCCGTGCTGCTCATGTCGCTCTACGCCACCCTCAAGGCCCCCAACGACTTCCGCCAGGCCGTGGAGCTCACCCTGCGCTGCGGCGGCGAGGCCGACGCGGCCGCCGCCTGCACCGGCGCCCTGCTCGGCTGCCACCTGGGCACCGCCGCCATCCCCGCCCGGCTGCGCAAGAACGTGCTGTACGCGGAGACCCTCGTGGACGCCGCGGATCGCCTCTTCCAGGCCCGCCAGGTGCGCGAGACGCTCGCCACCGCCCTGGCACAGCAGCGCCGCCGCCGCTGA